The following DNA comes from Candidatus Methylacidiphilum fumarolicum.
AGGGCAAAACCTTTTTCTTCTGAGTCGATTATAGGGACTTTCGATTGAGACTTTTGAGAATCCCCCATGGGTAAGTAGATTGTTGCTCTATTGAAATAGTTATCGATGGGTGAAGAACAGGGAGGAAATAGCACTTCAGTAACCGACAAGCTGATAAAGTGGATTGGCTAAAAAGCCTGAAGCACGGTAGAGGCTCTATTTTCAAAATGTCGGCCTTTGATTGGTCGATTGAAGCACAAAATAAATTTGGCTATCCCTAGGATAAAACGGTGCTAAAAGAATAAGGCCTTTTTTGAACTTTCAGTTGGTTTTAGTGTTCTTTTATAAATAGAGGGATGCTTGTCTTTTTTAATTTTTATCTTTTGTGATTATTGATTGGCTTGTCGTTCCTGATTATAATTGAAAGAACAGATAAATGATCGCGAAAAAAGATACTTTTATTCCAGCTGGGGCAACATTAAAATTTAGGCCTTTTTTTTGCGAAAAAGGGAGGGATAAAAAGTTCGTTTTTATTCGTAATGATTTTTGATTTGTTATTTAACGAATGCGAATACTATTTTTTAATAACCATTCCAATGAATGACTGAAGGGAGGTGGTTAATGGCGGTAGAGCAATTAACAAGTCCTGATGTAATAAAAGAAGAGTCGGTCGAAGAGAAGGTTAAGGAGGCCTTCGACCAACTTTGGGGAGTTATTGTCTGGAATGACCCAATTAATTTAATGAGTTATGTTGTTTATGTGTTCCAGAGAGTGCTTAAGATGAGCAAGCAGGACGCTACACGTCATATGCTGGAGGTGCATAATAAAGGGAAAAGCATGGTAGCAAAAGAAACTAAGGAAAAAGCTGAGCTATTGGTTCACCAATTACAAGGGTTTGGTTTGCAAGCAACAATGGAGAAAACGTGAAGATTAGGGAGGAAAATGAAGAATTGGTTATTCTTTTCGAACCGACCGAAAGAGAATTACTTGTAAGTTCTCTTTTTGAGCTCAGGAAACATTATCAGCAAGAAATTTCGCAACTTCCTGAATCATTAAGGAAGTTTTGGCAGGGTGAACTCAGCCGAGATCCACAGCTTCAGTCTGAATTTGATGATCTCATAGAAGATTTATCAGCCGAAAGAATCGAGTTGCGTTCGGAAAGACTTCGTTTGTTAGAAGAATGGCTTTCTAGGGATAGCCCCTTACGTAATCCATCCAAAGGATTTTTGCGTATAGCTAAAAAGGATATAGATCAATTTTTATGCCTATTAAATGATCGCCGATTAACTCTAGCTATAATCCATGGAATAACTGAGGAACAAATGGACTGGGATCCATTTTTAATAAAATCCAAGCCCTTGCAGCAAGCAATTTGGGAAATTCATTTTTTAGCTTATCTTCAAGAAAATTGTATTTCTTATTTAATGGGTTAACGTTGCTCAGGTTTTTGAAAATTACTTAGGAAGACAAGGCGAAAGATTCCAAATGGTTGTAGCATATTGTTTAATTGACCGGTCGCTAGAGAACCAACCAAGAGAGGCAGTGTTGAGAATAGCTTTTGAAACCCATGTTTCTTGGTCTTTGTATTCTTGATCCACCTTCGATTGCGTTTCTTTGTAAGAGTGAAAATCAGCTAAAACATAAAAAGGATCCCCTCCGTCAATTAGACTATGAACGATAGGATGAAGCACAGAAGGAGGTTCTAGAGGAGTAAATTCTCCACTTCCTAACCAATCCAATAGATATTTAATTTCTGGATCTGTCTCATAAATTTTTCTTGAAGAATACCCGGCAGCAGCTAATTGAGCAATCTCTTCAGCTTTAAGACCAAAGATGAAAATATTTTCTTCTCCAACTGCCTCTCTAATTTCAATATTTGCTCCATCCAGAGTCCCAACTGTTAGAGCTCCATTTAAGGCAAGTTTCATATTTCCCGTTCCAGAAGCTTCTTTGCCTGCTGTTGAAATTTGTTCGGAAACATCAGCTGCAGGAATAATTTTACATGCTGACCAAATACCGTAGTTAGGAATGAAATAGACTCTAATTTTTTTATTCGCACGGGGATCGTTGTTAATTTTATAGCTAACGGCATTGATCGCTTTGATGATGCACTTGGCAAGATCGTATCCTGGAGCGGCTTTCCCAGCAATTAGAAAAACTCGTGGATGGATATCCAGATTAGGATTATCTAGTATCCTACGGTAAAGAGAGAGAATTTGTAGCAAATTGAGATGTTGCCTTTTATATTCATGAATTCGTTTAATCTGAACATCGAAAATAGCCTCTGGATCCAGAATAAAATTGTATCGGCTTTTCAGCAAGTTTGCCAATTCTATTTTATTGGCTTGCTTGACTAGTTTGTACTCTTCTTGAAAATCAGGATCTAAAACAAAGCTTTTAAGCGCTTTTAGTTTTTCTAAATCGGCAGGCCAATCTTCTCCTATGGCTTTAGTGATAAGGTTAGAAAGCCTAGGGTTGGAGGCTAATAACCAGAGTCGTGGGGTGATGCCATTGGTCACGTTTCGGAATTTCTGTGGAAACAAAAGATAAAAAGGGTGGAAAAGACTTTTTTTAAGCAACTCACTGTGAAGGGAGGATACCCCATTGATAGAATAACTGCCACAAATTGCAAGATTAGCCATTCGAACAAGCTTTGGATAGGTTTCTTCGATGATTGATATCTGACGTATAATTTTATCTCTTTCTGGTATGTCTATGGGGATGCTATCCAAAAGATGTTTGTTAATTTCATAAATGATTAGAAGATGCCTAGGTAATACTCTCTCAAAGAGTGGAACGGACCATTTTTCCAGAGCTTCAGGCAATAAAGTATGGTTTGTATAAGCAAAGCTTTGAGATACCAGCTTCCAAGCTTGATCCCAAGACAAGTTGTGTTCATCAAGAAAAATACGCATCAGCTCCGCAACGGCTATAGAAGGATGGGTATCATTTAGATGAATTACCACTTTTGAAGGAAAATCGTTGAAATTAGAGTGCTCCTTCAAAAACCTTCGGACGATATCATGGAGAGAGCAGGAAACAAAAAAATATTGTTGAATTAAACGCAACTCTCTCCCAATCTCTGTTTTGTCATTGGGATAGAGAACTTTGGAGATAGACTCGCAAAAGTTTTTTTCTGCAACCGCTTCAAAATATCCACCACGGTTGAAAGCTTCAAGATCAAACTCAACGGTAGATTTCGATCTCCATAAGCGTAAGACATTAACAACAGGACTATTATAACCAGGTATGAGATAATCATAGGGGACTCCTAAAATATCCTTTCCCCCCACCCATACAGGCTTTTGACCATTCCAATCTATATTTCCATAGAGTCTGATAACTTGAGATAATCGTGGCCGAATAATCTCCCAAGGAACTCCAAATCTTGTCCAGTCATCGGGTCTTTCCACTTGGTAGCCGTTGATGATTTCTTGATGAAAAAGGCCAAATTCATAGTGCAGACCATAACCAAAGGCCGGGTAACGCAAAGTCGATAAACTATCAAGAAAACAGGCAGCAAGCCTTCCTAACCCCCCATTGCCTAGCCCTATTTGAGGTTCTTCTTCAAAGATTTGATCTATATCTAATCCAAGTCCGATTAAAGCCTTCTTGGTTTGTTCAACAATTCCAAGGTTTATTAGATTTTGATGCAAAAGCCTGCCCAAAAAATACTCCAGTGATAAAAAATAAAGCCTTTTTACCTTCTCTATTTTCTGCGTTCTGTAAGCAGCAAGAAATCGGTCAACAATATGATCTTGACACATCATAGCTGTTGAAATCCACCAATCAAAAGGAGTTGCTGTGTCAGGAGATCGAGCCAGACTGAGCCTAAGATGAGTAAGGATCGATTCTCGTATGCCTTCAGGAGTAGTATCCGTGGCAAATCTCCATTGCCCATTATGAGATGTCATTGTAAAAAAGTATTTTCTAAGCAGATGCTTTTAATTTTTAATAAAATAAATTAATAAATTTTAAAATATTCAAAAGTTTTCTTTTTAGATTCTTTCCTCGATGGAATTTTTTCTTTTTTATATCAGGTTGTAAATTTTTTTTTTATATTGTTGAAAAATCAAGAAAAATAGGCATAATGTGAGTGATAAATTCATTAAAAAAAATAATTATATATTTTTGTTATTGATATGAGTAAAATAGAAAACTTTTTCGAAAGAAAGCCTGAGCCACCTCCTATACCTGTCGAGGAGTACCGTGGGAATGGCCATAAATCAGCCACTTCTGGATTTATAAAAGAAGAAAAAAAGCCCTTTCGAAAAAAAGAAACTAAAAAAATATTGTTTTTGATTAGCGGATTTTGTCTTTTCATTCTGACATTATCTTTCTTGATTTATATATTTACGAAGCCTTATCCCGGATCTACGACAAACGATGAGATAAATTCTTCTGAGATCGCCTATTCAAAATACCTTTTCTGGAACGAACAGATAAGTCATTATATGCAGTCTAATATTACTCCTTTTCAACCTCTTAAGGAGTTTAATCGGCCAAATTTCTGGCAAATCTATCATGATTTGCCTAACAGCAAAGCTGTAAAAGCTGCATTGTTGAGGCATCTTCCGGCTGGTTTTGCACTACTTAAAATAGATCCAGTCCAATTCGAAAGAACAAAGGATTACGTTCAGGTCACTTATAATGTTAAGGTTCTTCCATCCTATACAGAATGGATTATACCAAGGGGCAAGGCCATGCTACCTGCCTCAAACGAAGATAAAATCCAAAAAAAGTTAGTCCGCCTTGTTCTTTTTACCCATGATTTGCCCCCAGGATTTATTTATTTTTTTGGAGAAAAGAAAATTTTAGCAAAAGCCCAAGAACCTTTTGAATTTTCCTGGACAGTGAAAAAAGCTGTTGTGCAAGGTGGGCTATGGCGCATTCTTGAGGTGGAACCGACTCCATTTGAAGGGCCAGAAAGCCTTTTGCATTCATTTCAAAAATCCATTGAAGCTGAAGAGCTTTATTCCGTTAAATCAGATCCTGTTTTGAATCAATTGATGCAAGAACAGGATCAGAGCTGGCAGGCTTTTTTTGCAAGAATTAATCAGATTCGCGATCAAGTGATCGATTATCGCAATCAGCTTATAAAGGATATTCCAGGTATTCCTCAAATGGGTAAGCCCTTTGCTTCTGGTTCAGGTACGCCGACTACGACACTTGAGGGTGCCGGAATTGGTCTTTTGGGAGGGGCACTCATTGGAGGATTGGCTGGTGGAGGTCTGGGTGCAGGCATAGGTGCTGGTCTGGGACTGTTAGGTGGAGGCTTGGGTGGTTATCTTTACAGTCATGAACGGAGAAAAAGCATCTATAGAAGAAAGCTTGCTGAACGAAGGGAAAAAATTAAAGAAGTAAATGAAAAGGTTGAGGCCTATAGAGACAAATTAGTAAAGGAATATGAAGAAGAGTTAAAAGAAAAAATTCAAGCAAGACAAACTCAATATCAAGGGATATCTAATAGCTCTCCAAAATTTTAGAAAGCTGCAAGCTAGACAGAAATTTTACTCAATTCATTTAGAAGGGCTCAAGCCAATTGATTGTGACAATCTATTCTCTTCACTCTAAAAAGGAAAGCTTCATCAGCACATAGGAGCAGCCGCATAAGCCTTGGGCCTTTTCATCCCTAGACTGAGGCGATGGGAAAATAGAAAGTAGGTTGGATGCCGAACAAACCATGTAACCTTCAACATTTTGATTGGGCGAAAATATGTACAGAACGGTTTTTATGCTGCGGATAGTATGAACCGTCGGTTGAGAATGGCTACGTCCTCCTCTTCAGCTAGGAATAGAAAGGGGATTTGGAGTGGTAGAAGCAAGCTATACAGACTATATTGCAATAGGGGCCAGGCTGGATATAACCGAGAACGTACCCCAGATGGCGATCATTTACGGGGATGTAATATTACTTTGCAGAGCTAGGGAATCTGACCCTGGTTCCATGATCTTGAGCCTGCGGAGATGTCGACTTTGGCGCGCATATGGTCAACCTTAGCAAAACAGGAAGTTAGCTTTACAGCTGTCTAGGCTGAAATAAGGAAGCCAGGAGAAAACTGAAAACATATGGCTCATATAGCTATATGGTGACCAATTTGAAAATATCCATTCGCATATGGCTGTTTCTCATGCATCCTGGGGAAGGTGTTCTTGTTTTATTCTGGAAAGCTAAGTGAAAATTATTTTCTTTTTT
Coding sequences within:
- the clpS gene encoding ATP-dependent Clp protease adapter ClpS; translated protein: MTEGRWLMAVEQLTSPDVIKEESVEEKVKEAFDQLWGVIVWNDPINLMSYVVYVFQRVLKMSKQDATRHMLEVHNKGKSMVAKETKEKAELLVHQLQGFGLQATMEKT
- a CDS encoding DUF2017 family protein yields the protein MKIREENEELVILFEPTERELLVSSLFELRKHYQQEISQLPESLRKFWQGELSRDPQLQSEFDDLIEDLSAERIELRSERLRLLEEWLSRDSPLRNPSKGFLRIAKKDIDQFLCLLNDRRLTLAIIHGITEEQMDWDPFLIKSKPLQQAIWEIHFLAYLQENCISYLMG
- a CDS encoding glycogen/starch/alpha-glucan phosphorylase, whose product is MTSHNGQWRFATDTTPEGIRESILTHLRLSLARSPDTATPFDWWISTAMMCQDHIVDRFLAAYRTQKIEKVKRLYFLSLEYFLGRLLHQNLINLGIVEQTKKALIGLGLDIDQIFEEEPQIGLGNGGLGRLAACFLDSLSTLRYPAFGYGLHYEFGLFHQEIINGYQVERPDDWTRFGVPWEIIRPRLSQVIRLYGNIDWNGQKPVWVGGKDILGVPYDYLIPGYNSPVVNVLRLWRSKSTVEFDLEAFNRGGYFEAVAEKNFCESISKVLYPNDKTEIGRELRLIQQYFFVSCSLHDIVRRFLKEHSNFNDFPSKVVIHLNDTHPSIAVAELMRIFLDEHNLSWDQAWKLVSQSFAYTNHTLLPEALEKWSVPLFERVLPRHLLIIYEINKHLLDSIPIDIPERDKIIRQISIIEETYPKLVRMANLAICGSYSINGVSSLHSELLKKSLFHPFYLLFPQKFRNVTNGITPRLWLLASNPRLSNLITKAIGEDWPADLEKLKALKSFVLDPDFQEEYKLVKQANKIELANLLKSRYNFILDPEAIFDVQIKRIHEYKRQHLNLLQILSLYRRILDNPNLDIHPRVFLIAGKAAPGYDLAKCIIKAINAVSYKINNDPRANKKIRVYFIPNYGIWSACKIIPAADVSEQISTAGKEASGTGNMKLALNGALTVGTLDGANIEIREAVGEENIFIFGLKAEEIAQLAAAGYSSRKIYETDPEIKYLLDWLGSGEFTPLEPPSVLHPIVHSLIDGGDPFYVLADFHSYKETQSKVDQEYKDQETWVSKAILNTASLGWFSSDRSIKQYATTIWNLSPCLPK